The Cetobacterium ceti DNA segment TCTTTCAATGAAGACTTCTACAACTTTTCCGTCTTCTAAAATAGCCCCTCTGGTTTGGAACCTATCTATATTAATAACTATTTGTTTCATTATATTTCCCCTTTAAGAATATCTTTTCTAGAAAATAATCTTCCATTAACTTTTATTGTATTTTGTTCCATTCTAGAATCTATTTTTAAATTAAATAGTTGTCCAAATCTATTTTTATTGACTTTTTTTATTCCTATAACCTTTGAAACATCCTTTTCATTAACTTCTATATCTAACTTTTCTGAAGTTTTTAATATTTCACTTAAAAAATCAAAGTATATCTCTCCCTCTACAAGTTCTCTAAATGCAGGGTGAAAAGGTCCACCTAATACATTTCCATCCTCTCTTAAATCATCTGTAGGTTGTAATCCAACTCTTATTACATTTATATTATTATATAAAAATAAAGAGTATATTTTTTTTGTTCTTTCCACAGCTTCCTCTATGGTAAGAGCTTTATATTTTCCATCTTTATACATATCTGCTAATTTTGTTTCCTTTATAACTAAGGTTGGATAGATCCTTGCATTTTCAGGATGTAAATTAACAACTTTTTCAGCAGTTTCTATATCACTTTTTTCTGTGGAACCAGGAAGTCCTATCATCACTTGGATTCCTAGATCAATTCCACTTTTCTTTATAATCTCACAAGCTCTATAGACAACATCTTCTGGATAATATCTAGCTGTCTTTTTTAAAACAAGGGGATCAAGTGATTGAACCCCTAGTTCTATAGTAGTTACATTATATTTTTTCAATAAATTTACAATATTTTCATCTATATAATCTGGTCTTGTGGATAATCTGATACCCTGTATATCCCCCTTGTCTATGTAAGGTTTCACCACTTTTAAATAGGCCTCCTGTAATTCTATGGAGATTCCAGTAAAAGTTCCACCAAAAAAAGCCACTTCTTTTTTGGATTTTTTTGGAAGAGTTTTTAAGTATTCTTCTATTATCTCTTTCAAATCCTCTAAAGTCACATCAGTTTCACAACCATTGATTTTTTTCTGATTACAAAATACACAATCATTTGGACATCCAAAATGACTTATAAATACTGGTATATTATAATGCTTCATTTAACCTAACCCCTAACTTCTTACATAGTGCCTTAGCTGCCGATTGTTCTGCACTTTTTTTATTTTTTCCTATCCCAGTTTCACTACATTTGTCTCCTATTTTCACTATAATTTCAAAAGTCTTTTGATGATCAGGTCCTATTTCTTTTATAACCTGATAAGTAGGTATAACTCTATATTCCTTCTGACTATACTCTTGTAAAATAGTTTTAAAATCTAATATATCTTCATTTTCATTAATATGATCTATTGAATGTTTTATATGTTTTAAGGCCACTTCCTTTGAAATTTCAAAATTAGAATCTAAATAAATAGCTCCTAAAATAGCTTCAAAAACGTCACCTAATATAGAACTTCTTTCTCTTCCCCCAGTAATTTCTTCCCCCTTACTTAATAGAAGATATTTTCCGAACTCTAGCTCCTTTGAAATTTTAGCTAAAACAGGCTCACTTACAATCATAGATTTCATTTTGGCAAGATCTCCCTCAGTGGAGTTATCAAAATTTTTATATAAATATTCAGTAACAACAAGATCTAGAACTGCATCACCTAGCAGTTCTAGTCTTTCATTGTTAATTTTTTTATATCTCCAATGCTCATTACCAAAAGATCTATGTATCAGTGAGGTCTTTAGAAGTTCCTTATCATTAAATGTGTATCCGATTTTTTTCTCAAGTTCTAAAAAAGACTTTTTCACTTACATCTACCTCTTTTTAATTTAATTATTATATTTTTTCATAGCTATTACAGCATTATGTCCACCAAATCCTAATGAACTTGACATAGCTACTCTAATATCTTTTTTAACCATTTCATTTGGTGCATAATTTAAATCTAAATCTGGATCTGGAGTTTCATAGTTTATAGTTGGTGGTACAACTCCTTCAGCTATTGCTAAAGCTATTATAACTCCCTCTATTCCCCCTGCTGCTCCTAATCCATGTCCTGTAGCTCCCTTTGTCGAACTAACATGTAAATCATATGCATGATCTCCGAATACCGATTTTATAGCTGCAGTTTCATTTCTATCATTTGCTGGAGTTGAAGTTCCATGAGCATTGATATAATCTACTTCTTCTAATGGAGTGTTATTCTCCTCTAGAGCCATTTTAAATGCTCTTGCTGCTCCCTCTCCTCCATCTGCTGGAGAAGTAATATGATATGCATCACAAGTTTCTCCAAATCCAACTACTTCTGCATATATTTTAGCTCCTCTGGCCTTTGCACTTTCAAGTTCCTCAAGAATTAATATTCCTGCTCCCTCTCCCATTACAAATCCATCTCTATCTGCAGTAAATGGTCTTGATGCTCTTGTAGGATCATCATTTCTTGTAGATAATGCCTTCATATTAGCAAAAGAGTTAATTGC contains these protein-coding regions:
- a CDS encoding elongator complex protein 3; translation: MKHYNIPVFISHFGCPNDCVFCNQKKINGCETDVTLEDLKEIIEEYLKTLPKKSKKEVAFFGGTFTGISIELQEAYLKVVKPYIDKGDIQGIRLSTRPDYIDENIVNLLKKYNVTTIELGVQSLDPLVLKKTARYYPEDVVYRACEIIKKSGIDLGIQVMIGLPGSTEKSDIETAEKVVNLHPENARIYPTLVIKETKLADMYKDGKYKALTIEEAVERTKKIYSLFLYNNINVIRVGLQPTDDLREDGNVLGGPFHPAFRELVEGEIYFDFLSEILKTSEKLDIEVNEKDVSKVIGIKKVNKNRFGQLFNLKIDSRMEQNTIKVNGRLFSRKDILKGEI
- the rnc gene encoding ribonuclease III → MKKSFLELEKKIGYTFNDKELLKTSLIHRSFGNEHWRYKKINNERLELLGDAVLDLVVTEYLYKNFDNSTEGDLAKMKSMIVSEPVLAKISKELEFGKYLLLSKGEEITGGRERSSILGDVFEAILGAIYLDSNFEISKEVALKHIKHSIDHINENEDILDFKTILQEYSQKEYRVIPTYQVIKEIGPDHQKTFEIIVKIGDKCSETGIGKNKKSAEQSAAKALCKKLGVRLNEAL
- the fabF gene encoding beta-ketoacyl-ACP synthase II, which codes for MRRVVVTGLGLITSLGTGLEKSWSGIKEGKTGIDLITSFDTEDTPAKMAGEVKDFDPTAFGIEKKEVKKLARNTQFAIAATKMALEDSGLKIDENNAEKVGVIVSSGIGGIEVFEAQHETMLNKGVKRVSPFTIPAMICNMASGNVGIYFGAKGPNKAVVTACAAGTHSIGDAYEMIKHGRADAMIAGGTEACITKFAINSFANMKALSTRNDDPTRASRPFTADRDGFVMGEGAGILILEELESAKARGAKIYAEVVGFGETCDAYHITSPADGGEGAARAFKMALEENNTPLEEVDYINAHGTSTPANDRNETAAIKSVFGDHAYDLHVSSTKGATGHGLGAAGGIEGVIIALAIAEGVVPPTINYETPDPDLDLNYAPNEMVKKDIRVAMSSSLGFGGHNAVIAMKKYNN